Below is a window of Tachysurus fulvidraco isolate hzauxx_2018 chromosome 11, HZAU_PFXX_2.0, whole genome shotgun sequence DNA.
tgtgaaagaaagaaagaaagaaagaaagaaagaaagaaagaaagaaagaaaaccgcttacattaaagaaaataaatattaatatttaaataaaatagcaattataatgtaataataatataatgagataaaaaagATCATATTCTAACCgattaagagaaagaaagaaagaaagaaagaaagaaagaaagaaagaaagaaagaaagaaagaaagaaagaaagcctaTGAGCCCTCAGCTGTGTTTACATTCTGTACTGTCAGCCTTTTTACTCTTTCCTCCAGATGTATGTTCAGCAGTAGATGTGGTTTAAACTGATGAAATCTTAAGGAAAAGTTTCTTACTATTTTACTCCATGTGTGTTTCTTTAAGGACTTTAAGGAGATTGTGGGCTCAGCTATGTGGCATCGTTACAGGCTGCATGAGGAATTTCAGTGTTTAACGCTTACGTGGACAGAAGTATTTACACCTTGGGGGGTTTAGGGCTGATCACTGCGGGGGGAGTTAAAGCAGGATCTTGAGGCAAAAGAATGTGTGGATTGTTGCAACAAATGTAAGCAATTTAtataaacagctttacagaacataagaaatgtaatacaaaaaaaatgatatggagattaatataatacaaaagttcaagattaatattagacttatgtttaaatgtgtttgtatttattcccaatgatcaagtctgaggtgactgaggtgactggtgaagaaaaactcccttagatggaagaggaagaaaccttgagaggaaccagactcaaaaatgaacctcatcctcatttaggtgacactggagggtgtgattataaatatacagtccggcAAAATGTGCAAGCTGTCGAATACTACTTAGTTAATagtacaataaatataacattgaCCAAATATTATAGAATTAAATAGAAACAAGACAAAGAATGAAATGAGCATTCAGCTTCTTAGTCTCCAGATCTGAGCTGAAGAAGCAGATGTGTGACATCATACAGATAGATCAGATATGTGGAGAGGAACAGGGCAGATGTTACAACTGATAGAGTCAAAAGGCTGCTCAGATGATAcgtaaaacaatatttaaaaaaaataaatttcatgAAGCCACTTTATGAAGGGTGCACAAACTACTGTACCCAGCTACTGCACGTCCGACACGTTATCGATCTAATGATTTAACCACACTTCTTCCTCTGTAGACttcctgtatattacacacaaagCTGCTAAAAATAACATTTCCAGCTGAAGACTCGAGGTCTCCGGACCcatgaacaaaaaagaaagaaaaaaaaaaacaaaagcaggaaAGCACCACAGAGTGCATCACGATAAAGGTAGAAAAGTGTCTAAAAGTTAAAAGAAAGCTGactgatggtggtggagttgatGGTTGTTTTCACTGCACCCCCACCCACTGGATATGGAAGCCTGCAGGCGACCAGCAGACGTGGCACTCTGCACTCGGGGGTGGAGTCGTGAGCCTGAGCGTGCAGCAACAGGCATCCAGGATTACATAAGAAAAAACTAAATCTCACAAATATTCTCAAAAATATGCACCTTTAGAAGGGATATTTTTCAGCGTAATGTTTATCCCAGCATGACTTattgctccaaaaaaaaaaaaaaaacctgcacaaGGCAACACTTCGTTCAATATGTCATGGTGCAtctcaaatcaaattttatttgtcacatacacatacatacaggatgcgatatgcagtgaaatgctttatgcatctgtccggtataagaataaggttaaaaaaaagtataaaaaggtgaaaaataaaatgagaataaaataataagaaagtataaactatataagaaaacttgTCATATATGtcagaaaactatataaaaaatatgaaatatatggagaatatgaagaaataatgtatatacatatacataaatgtgtatggtttttaaagatcgTCCTTAAAGTTTGATATTTTGAGTTTTATCACATTTTCAGGCAACATATAAAACATCCTCAGCCTAGCAAGCTGACTTCCTAACAACCGGTCACTTGATCCGGTGGGAGGTCTTTGTCTCAGCTTCCCAAGGAAAATCCAGACATCCTCATTTGAATATTCCTACACAAACTTCCAGAACTTTCTTCCCAGCAGTATATAGACCTCTGGAAACCGTTAGTTTGCAGCACGTCAGCACGAGATAAGAAGATTGGAGCTTCAGAGCTGCTGTACAAGGTAAGATTTTAAATTCTGTACTATACTTTTTTGTGCTGaactcaccaaaaaaaaaaaaaaaaaaaaaaagttttgcttTTGCTTGCTTTAAATGCTTGATTAAAgtgttggtgttttttatttttttattttttacaataatgcATAGCAGATATAAAGCTGCAGAGAAATCTTATACTGCACATTTTGACCTTGCTGGGGTTTGCTAAGTGGGACAGGAAgcagtttgtttcttttaatagTTGAGAAAAAAGGTGCTTAATAAAAGGGGAATAAATTGGAACATTTGAATCATTAAGAATCCTAAAACCAGAGAAAAACTGTGATAAAGCAGTCAGTGAGgataaatatctaaaaagacaaattttagaataaataaacttttttggaataaaattcaaattcacttcaaattttttattgtataaatatattatggattttttttaatcatgcttttaatctgtattaaaatgaaaaaaaaaaacagtctgttttatttttatttatttttttttttaagaattcgATCAGATTTAAAGAAACCAAAAGGGAGTGGTGTTGTGTTTCAAATATAATCACAGCTCTTCCTCTGGAATCCTGTTACTGTTCCACTATGGcatctctgattggtcagaagttttttgtttttttttctgagactcTTCAGCCAATAGGAGATGTCTATGTGTCATTCCCTGTGTGTGCATGAAGTGCCATGTTGGCATATAAATCTGCATGGAACAAAAGTTTTCAAAATTCAAACAAACTactagaagaaaagaaaagaaaggaaaagaaaagaaaagaaaagaaaagaaaacaatcaattatatcatttcatttaaacttatttaaaCCTGTTCTGTTGAATGAACTACATTTGTGCACTATATTGTTCTGTAGATTACCAAAATGCACCTCTTGTCTTTCAGAATGAAAATCGAAATCTTTGACAACACTATGAAAACCTTTCAAGGTATTCCAGttgatgaaagaaaaaagctcCATACAAAAACGTTAAGATATCTGCAAATGAAAAGGCATCCTGCAGATGCAGCCTCGGGCGTCGCTTTTGTATGCTAGTACGGCACCGCTAACGACTTCAAAGCAAATTAGCATTCTTTAGTCAGTTAGAATGATTTGACACGGCTTCCTGACCTGAAAACGTGACCTGTTAAATACCAAAAGACTTACATTAACATTCCTGTGTGGATCCTCGCTACTCCCTTATGTAACACAGATGCCCTAGTTGCAAATTCAACCTCGTTTTATAACAAAATGTtctggagaaagaaaaaaaaaacaaatacagatagAGCTTATAATGAATGGGACGCAACAGAAATACAGGCAAataacacacatgcatactCAACTTTACTATtacataacatttatattttgctTTTACTTCGAATAACAGGTATTTGTATTTTCTATTCATTCAGCTTCCCAAAGCTGCCGAAAGACAAAGCAAGAATGTGGGTGACCAACGTCGTCGCTTTGTGCCTTATGGCCGTGGTCTCCTcggctgaggaaaaaaaactcagCAGCCATGCGATTTCCCTGGCTGACACTAGCAGCCACCTTGCTTTCAACCTGTACCACAACTTAGCCAAAGAGAAGGATCTGGACAACATCCTAATCTCCCCTGTGGTGGTCGCATCCAATCTGGGATTGGTTGCCCTCGGAGGAAAGTCCTCTACTGCCTCACAGGTCAAGAGTGTCCTGAAGGCAGATACACTGAAAGATGAACATCTGCATACAGGACTGTCTGAGCTCCTGAATGAGGTCAGTGACCCTGTGGCTCGCAACGTCACCTGGAAAATCAACAACAGGCTGTATGGCCCCAGTTCGGTCAGCTTTGCTGATGACTTTGTGAAGACCAGCAAGAAGCACTACAAGTACGATCACTCCAAGATCAACTTCCGTGACAAGAGAAGCGCGATCAACTCAATCAACGAGTGGGCCTCCAAGTCCACTGATGGCAAGCTGCCAGAAGTCACCAAGGATGTGAAGAATACAGATGGTGCTATGATCATCAACGCTATGTTCTTCAAACGTAAGTGGacatttaaagcttaaaatgcCTTATAggtataaatacaataattgctctagtttataaataattttttgtttcCACAGCTCATTGGGATGAGAAGTTCCACCATAAGATGGTTGACAACCGTGGGTTCCTTGTGTCCAGGTCCTTCACAGTATCTGTCCAAATGATGCATCGCACAGGTGAGATCAACAACCACGTATGCCGAATGAAATATCGCAGTCCTTTAGATAAGGAATAATGAATACCGAGTGGTCACCTTCATGTCTACAAATCATTAACTGAAACTAATGTATGCATCTTCACAGGTCTTTATGGCTTTCATGAAGACAAAGAGAATAAGCTTTTTGTGCTCAACATGCCTCTGGCCCACAAGAAATCCAGTGTGATTTTCATCATGCCCTACCATGTGGAGCCCCTGGAGAGGCTGGAGAAGCTTCTGACACAGAATCAGCTGAACACGTGGTTGAGCAAGTTGCAAGAAACAGCAGTGGCCGTCTCTTTACCTAAAGTCAGCATGGAAGTCAGCCATGATCTGCAGGTAGGAAtataagataagacaagatattccttttattcgtcccacaatggggaaatttctctgttacagcggcacaaaatatataaaaagaataaagacataatataatatacagtatatattacacGTAGGTAATATTGCATCTGAAGGTTTTAGCTTATGTTAGCTTATGGTATGTTGGGTGTGATAGAATGATGTGCTTGGTGACATTGGGTCTGGGGTCCCTGGTTCAAAAGTATGTTTGGGTTGCTGTCTGTGTAGAGTTTTCAGGATTGCTCCCAGCTGGTAGGAATGAGTGCAAAATAATCTTGGAACAGACTGTAGATCAATTGAAACCTTGACCGCGATAAAGTCCTTACTTTAATCAATGACTCTTTACTGTACATAATATTCTTTGTGATTCTTTGCTTCTTTTCAAAGAAACACCTGGGAGAAATTGGTCTCACAGAGGCAGTGGACAAATCCAAGGCTGATCTGTCCAATATGTCTGGCAAGAAAGATCTCTACCTTTCCAATGTGCTCCATGCATCCGCTTGGGAATGGGACACAGAGGGAAACCCATTTGATGCCAGCATCTTTGGCTCGGAAAAGCTCAGGAACCCCAAGCTGTTTTATGCTgaccatccattcatcttcctCGTGAAGGATAACCAGACCAACTCCATCCTCTACATGGGTAGAATGGTTAGACCAAAGGGAGATAAAATGAGAGACGAATTGTAATTTAAATTTGCTGATAAGGGtaaccattttttttctattgttccatttttttagtatttgaaTTGTTTATGGTATGACAGTTACCTTATGAAGACAGTCAAGCGGTTTGTTTTGTAGTTATAATTAAACCAAATTTTTCACCAAATACATGTCAGAGCTGAACCATATCGCTACTAGTAAtttgaaaaaagtaaaagaattccACTTGAGAGATTAGATAATGAGTTGATCCACAGTTTTGACATCAACTGGGCCAGGTTCCTTAATTCATCATGAAACTGTCCATCAGAACAAATGCTATACTTATATTAAGTATATTAGCATTCACGCCAGCCTGCGTGACTGTGATATTTATAACTGtgcctggtttttttttttttttttgtaagctcTAATCTCCTGGGGTTATGTGACAACTGTGTGGGTTCTTTGACAtatctttaatgtttaaagacaAAAGGATTTTTACACAAATCTTCTTCGAATGCTCATGTGTGTCAGACACTTCACCTCAATCCAAATCAGCCACATTTGATTTCACTGCTTTGTCTTCTGCACTGATGCCTGTTTATAGACACAACATATGAGGTCAATTGTACTATGTTCCCGAATCCTGTTTACTGTACAAGAAACTGTTTTGTgctcatgttcttttttttttttttgttaatttttttaaaataaactatgaGTAAAATTACTGTCTCTATGCTTCATGGGTTATAATACATCTTTCACGTACATCCTCTTTGAGTTCtacattttgtaaattttgTCAAATTAAATCTGTGCCAAACATACACCTCTGTGGGATCCCACAGTGTAGGCTTTTTATGGTTATAAGAACCTATGTTAAAAATTACTTTATATTTAGAGAAtatgaaaattcattcattcatttagtaccgcttatccgggtcactgggagcctgtggctatctgaggcgtcattgggcatcaaggcaggatacaccctggccaacccatcgcagggcacacacacactctcattcactcacacactcacacactacagacaattttccagagatgccaatcaacctaccatgcatgtctttggacgagggggaggaaaccggagtacccggaggaaacccccgaggcatggagagaacatgcaatcttcacacaaacaaggcggaggcaggaatcgaacctcatccctggaggtgtgaggcgaacatgctaaccacc
It encodes the following:
- the serpinh1b gene encoding serpin H1b isoform X1, with the translated sequence MNGTQQKYSFPKLPKDKARMWVTNVVALCLMAVVSSAEEKKLSSHAISLADTSSHLAFNLYHNLAKEKDLDNILISPVVVASNLGLVALGGKSSTASQVKSVLKADTLKDEHLHTGLSELLNEVSDPVARNVTWKINNRLYGPSSVSFADDFVKTSKKHYKYDHSKINFRDKRSAINSINEWASKSTDGKLPEVTKDVKNTDGAMIINAMFFKPHWDEKFHHKMVDNRGFLVSRSFTVSVQMMHRTGLYGFHEDKENKLFVLNMPLAHKKSSVIFIMPYHVEPLERLEKLLTQNQLNTWLSKLQETAVAVSLPKVSMEVSHDLQKHLGEIGLTEAVDKSKADLSNMSGKKDLYLSNVLHASAWEWDTEGNPFDASIFGSEKLRNPKLFYADHPFIFLVKDNQTNSILYMGRMVRPKGDKMRDEL
- the serpinh1b gene encoding serpin H1b isoform X2 gives rise to the protein MWVTNVVALCLMAVVSSAEEKKLSSHAISLADTSSHLAFNLYHNLAKEKDLDNILISPVVVASNLGLVALGGKSSTASQVKSVLKADTLKDEHLHTGLSELLNEVSDPVARNVTWKINNRLYGPSSVSFADDFVKTSKKHYKYDHSKINFRDKRSAINSINEWASKSTDGKLPEVTKDVKNTDGAMIINAMFFKPHWDEKFHHKMVDNRGFLVSRSFTVSVQMMHRTGLYGFHEDKENKLFVLNMPLAHKKSSVIFIMPYHVEPLERLEKLLTQNQLNTWLSKLQETAVAVSLPKVSMEVSHDLQKHLGEIGLTEAVDKSKADLSNMSGKKDLYLSNVLHASAWEWDTEGNPFDASIFGSEKLRNPKLFYADHPFIFLVKDNQTNSILYMGRMVRPKGDKMRDEL